From one Candidatus Binataceae bacterium genomic stretch:
- a CDS encoding acyl-CoA dehydrogenase family protein yields MDFSYTPSQESFRTELRGWLERNSREVFGRGGEGLGGSTASLLDVRDDGRWNQMLDYHRRLYQSGYVALHWPKEWGGGGADLVDQSIYQDEVLRLGLPLYGANQLAIDRIGPTIMLMGTDEQKKRHLHPMLTGEQIWCQGYSEPNAGSDLAGIQTRAVVEGDSFVVNGQKVWTSLAQRSDWQVLLVRTDPEAPKHKGISYLLVDMHTPGITVRPLVQMTGEAGFNEVFYDNVRVPKENLVGEMNQGWQVSIATLMFERVSGGTRHPVERTINELVELAKQVDFQGVAAQQHPYVRQKLAAFVSDGRCLRLSRYRSLTSQLRGKVPGPESSFGKLFATELNLRVAMFAEELLGPYGVLESDSLGSVESGKWTHRTLAARGLTIAAGSSEIQHNIIGERVLKLPKG; encoded by the coding sequence ATGGATTTCAGCTACACGCCGTCCCAGGAGAGTTTTCGCACCGAGTTGCGCGGCTGGCTTGAGAGAAACTCCCGGGAGGTTTTTGGAAGAGGCGGCGAAGGACTCGGCGGCTCCACGGCAAGTCTGCTCGACGTGCGCGATGACGGGCGCTGGAACCAGATGCTCGACTATCATCGCCGACTCTATCAGTCGGGCTACGTCGCGCTGCACTGGCCCAAGGAATGGGGCGGTGGCGGCGCCGACCTGGTGGACCAATCGATCTACCAGGACGAAGTGCTGCGGCTTGGGTTGCCGCTGTATGGAGCGAATCAGCTCGCCATCGATCGCATCGGGCCCACCATCATGCTGATGGGAACCGATGAGCAGAAAAAGCGCCATCTCCACCCGATGCTAACCGGCGAGCAAATTTGGTGTCAGGGATACTCGGAGCCTAACGCTGGTTCCGACCTGGCCGGGATCCAAACCAGGGCGGTGGTCGAGGGCGACTCTTTCGTGGTCAATGGGCAGAAGGTCTGGACCAGCCTCGCACAGCGCTCGGATTGGCAAGTGCTACTGGTGCGGACCGACCCGGAAGCACCCAAACACAAGGGTATCTCGTACCTGCTCGTCGACATGCATACCCCGGGCATCACGGTTCGGCCGCTGGTCCAGATGACCGGGGAAGCCGGATTCAACGAAGTCTTTTACGACAACGTGCGTGTGCCCAAGGAAAACCTGGTTGGCGAGATGAACCAGGGATGGCAGGTGTCGATTGCCACACTGATGTTCGAGCGCGTGTCGGGGGGCACTAGGCATCCGGTCGAGCGAACCATAAACGAGCTGGTGGAGCTTGCGAAGCAGGTGGACTTCCAGGGGGTAGCGGCTCAACAGCATCCGTACGTGCGCCAGAAGCTGGCGGCATTCGTGAGCGATGGGCGCTGCCTGCGGCTAAGCCGCTATCGCTCGCTGACCTCGCAACTGAGGGGCAAGGTGCCGGGACCTGAAAGTTCGTTTGGCAAGCTGTTCGCGACCGAACTGAACCTGCGTGTCGCCATGTTTGCTGAGGAGTTGCTGGGACCCTACGGAGTTCTGGAGAGCGATTCGCTCGGCTCGGTGGAGAGTGGCAAATGGACGCATCGCACGCTCGCGGCACGCGGGCTGACCATTGCGGCAGGGTCCAGTGAGATCCAGCACAACATCATCGGAGAGCGCGTGTTAAAGCTGCCCAAGGGTTGA